In Setaria viridis chromosome 5, Setaria_viridis_v4.0, whole genome shotgun sequence, the genomic stretch GCTACTGAATTATGACTTTGCTTCAATAATATTGTTTAATAAAAAACTTCATGTTTGCATAGAAAAAAAGGCGATGCTTCTGAATCTCAAATAACCTCAAAACAACATGTGCTAAGATGAGCACCATGGGTATCTGTCTATTGAACTGAAAAATCTTTTTGCACCCGATGGTAAAAGCACCGGCATAAAACATAGTCTAAAAGTTAACATTATGTTTTTAGAGGCAAATACTATGTATtcctaaataggaaaaaagttcattttactcctCACCTGTTCAAGAATAGTCCACTTAATCCCCTAAGCAAAAATTAGGCTCGATTTACTCCCCCGAAATAGTTGACCCAAATTACTCCGTAatgagtttttatttttttatttcttcatgtaTGAGTTgattttaagttcaaattttgtaagTGGATATATACATTAAAAATTATTCTAAGAActtttttgttattttcataGATTACGAAcatttaatacgaaattgatcttagatatacaaaaggAATATGAAAAATTTCTAATGTATTTTTTTAGCATGGTAGATCATATTATGACTTGCAAGTCAACtaacaaaatctgaaattaaaatcaACATGTACGTGtagaagtaaaaaagaaaaatcttaagggtagattggaccaactgAAATTTAGAGGAATAAAGTGAGTTTCAATTTTTGTCGGGGATAGGTGGACAAAGTGAATTGGTGAGGGAAgtaaaatagattttttttttctaaataataCCATGTCGGGCCCAAACTGCCCAAAACAGTATCATCCCAAGCCCACAATCCAAGTCGAAGGCACGAACCACTCGAAAATCCTATCTATTTTTCACAAGTTTTTTCTTACCCACCTTCCACCATTTTAAGATCTGTGCAACACTATGTGACCTGTTGAGATTGCATCTAGATAATAATTGCACCGGCAACTGCACCACATGGTGTGTTTGGAAGGAggaggttaaattttagcctccGTCACATAGAATGTTTGGACACtcattaggagtattaaacctagactaactacaaaactaattacacaacctctaggctaaatcacgagacgaatctattaagcctaattagttcatgatttgataatgtggtgctacagtaaccattcgctaatgatggattaattaggcttaatagattcgtctcatgattTAGCCTatgggttctgcaattagttttgtaattagcttatgtttagtcctcctaattagtatctgaacatccgatgtgacagggctaaagtttagccctggtatccaaacgtcCCCATAGAGGAGCCAATAGTACATGGTGAGGACACGTGTTGTGACGTGAGTGGAGGGAGGAGGATTGGAATCTAAGCAAACTCTAATCTTTGAATGATCTTTTTCTCTTAAACCATGTATCCAATTTAAAATCCGAGTGAACCTATCTGTTGGAATTAATACTATAAAATGAGATGACTATGTTTTgttgtatttttaaaaatcaaaatttttgaTGAATTATCTTAACATTATTTACTAAAAAAGTTGGTGAATTTCAATAGAATATTGAgcaaaaaatgttggtgaacgtaaaaaaaaagttggtgcatGCAAAAAATAGTTGAGCAATgatgttggtgaatgtaaaaaaagttaaagaaaaatacTGGTACATGTAAAAAATGCTGGCTAACATCAAGAAATGTTGGTAATAAAGATGTCGATGAAaatgttaaaaaaatgttgtaaTTAATATGAATACTAAAGATGGGttcgttttaaaaaaatattaaagatGAGTTGGTTATCTCCGGAAGGCATACTCTCCGAGACCCCCTCTCCCTCTTCttcgcccgcccccgcccgcgagGTCGCCGACGGCAactccacggctccaccacgCAAGCCACTACAATAGCTCTTACGCGCTTCTACCTGGCGCTTGCTTCTTCACCTCCTGCTCCCTCCCTTTACCAATGTTTGATAGCCGGTGTTTGATTGGCGTGAAGTAGAGATCCATCTCGACTCGGGGTTGATTCCTTTTGTAGGTAAGGAACCCTAACTCGTTCAGATGGATTTCCCCACTAGAATCAAGTGAGCTTCCAAAAATTAAACACGAATCTCTATCCCTGTAAGCTAGTGAAGCGCCTTTGTGGCTCAAGCGTCACACGAACACTGGTTCTACGATTTTGCTAGTTCTGCCGATAGTTAATTCATTCCATTTGCTTAATACCTTTGCTTGTTGTTACTTCAGATTCCTGGTGGCGAATTTCACTTTGAAGATGGTTCAGCTCTTTTTGCATGTGCCGGCAGAAGGTGGTAGTGTTAATACAGCTGCTGTGGAGGCGAGGAGATCTCTTCTTAGCAATGTTGAATCCATAATCAAGTCAATTATAAAGTCAGCAGGCAGGTATGAAGCTCGGCTGTGGCTGTGCAGCACTGTCTCGTTGGTCCATTCCCTCAGTCGCCATGACCAGCGGAACCTGTTTCTCGATCTCTTAGAGATGCAGAATTCCAGGCGAGATGTTGCTGCCCGCCTGCTGCGGATGATTTTTGATAAGAAGCCCAAGAAGGCTGGGTCTATTCTAGCAAAAAATGGCCATATACTGGAGGAGTTCTTCCGAGGTAATTTCACTAGGAATTCGAAATATTTTTCTGTTACTCACATAGATCtgggttttctttcttttgatttCTGCAGTCCACCAATTGTTCTACCTGGCACAAATTTGTTAAAAAGTCTACAGAATATGTCCCTAATTCATTAGTTGCATAAAAGCGGCTAAACCATCTGCTCAGCTTCTTCGTACATTGTAATGCAAGATGTGCATCTCAATTTGAACTTGTGCTGGTTCTAAGGAGTATAACATCGCCTTGCACTCAGATTTATTATGTTGTAAATCATATACTACCATTTAACATTACTTCAGTGTTTGTGTCATGTAAATGGGATATCATAGTACAATATAAATTAGTAACACACTTCCATGTACTAGAAGGATTGAAATGGTATTTCAGTTTCAACTGCATCATATTCTTTTCATTAGATACAATCTTCATCTCTGAATGTGGTGTAGTTCTGGAGCTTATCATGAAATTTCTTGCGATTACTTACATATGACTATTACATCTGCTTACTGTCAGTCCACAGCAAACTTAGTATTGTCCTTTTGTCCTGAATACGCTTCACTAAAAGGGAAGCTGTGTGCCCCTTTGTCCTGGCCACTTAAGAAGCCCCCCTTAGTCAAGTTATAAGCAAATAAGCGCAACATTTTTTCCTCTGTTGAACTGTTGCAATGTAGCAAGAATTTGTTCATATGCTAGTTGGAACTGCTTTCATTGCTTACATGCCCTCTTTTAATATCTGCAGGAAACCCGAAGCGGATAATGCAGTGGTTCGGTCATTTTGCTGTTACTGGTGAATCCACACATAAAAAGGGTGCTAAGGCAATTTCTCAGTTTGCATTTATAAATCGTGATATGTGCTGGGAAGAACTTGAGTGGAAAGGAAAGCATGGGCAGTCTCCTGCTGTTGTTGCTACTAAGCCTCATTATTTCAGTGATCTTGATGTTCTGAAGACAGTGGAGAATTTCTTGGAGTATGTCCCAGACTTCTGGTCCTCTGATGAGCTTTCTGATTCTATTAAAGATGGTGAAATACTGCAAATTGATGCAGAAtattttgtagatcaatttttataCTTGATGTACGAGGAGAATTGCAAAGATGCATGGCATTTAGTTGAAGAATTTTTGATGGATGAGCAgttttcctctctctcccaaCATCTTCTCATTCATCTGGACGAGCAAAGGCTTCTTGATTTCTTAAAATCTTTAGGGAAGCTCATCAATACTACTTTGCAGTGCAAGGAATTGAAATTCCCATGCTGTTGGCTTGAGGTTCTTTTATCAGCACATTGTGATCACATATCTCTTGATGATCTTGTCTTATTGAACTGTGTCATTGCCAAGGGTAGACAACTTTGGCGCCTCATGAACGATGAAGAACAAGATGAAGAACGGGGACAAATGGAAGAGCTTTTGAAGGGTGTAAATCATTTAACTGATGCTGATCATTTTGCTCTTATGAAGGAATTCATGGAGACAGAATTTCCTGATGGACTTAAGTGGATAGGTATTCAGTCCTGGGTAATTTTCTGTGATTTATCAAAAGAATGCAAATCAGGAAATTCTTGTGAATCTTTGTTCTCTGATAACAAAATACAATTTCGCAAGGATGATGAGTACTCATTGGTTCAGAACAATGCGTTCTCAATTTCACATATGCCTGATACTGATGATGAGGATCTTGTTGGGAGCAGTCataaaaggagaaagaagaataggaggaggaagcggcgtAGATACGAGTCTGATGAGGACAAGCTTGATGAACTGCTTGAACTTGAATCTTCCAATGTAAAGAACAGTGTTGAATCACAGCGTGGAAGCTGGCACCTCTCAACTGATGGCTTCTCTGCTTCTTGGGACATTGTATGTTACCTTCTTTGTTGCTGAATACCGTATCAGTAGTCATTGAATTACTCTTCTTAACTTTTATTTTTTACACTATGTGCTCCTGCAGGCAGACATACCGGATCACCTTTCTACGTATTATTTCACGACATGGGTAAAGTGGGCTTGCTTTAGATGATTCTCATCACATCATGGGTAGTATGGCAATCCTGCTACCTTTTCAGGCGGCAACATATTGGAGCATGGAGTTGTATAGCAGGCATTTCCGCATCAAATCTGCAATATTTTGGTGATGGATGTATTCTGATGGTGAGTGTTAATTTCCTATGCTTTGATGTTACATACCATGAATTCATTTCCTATgcagagtgtttttttttataaaaaactaAATATCCTATGCAGAGTGTTGTAATTCTATTGTTATGCATACTATATAATCTGTAGGCTCGTGGTGGTTGTGAAATGGGTGCAGTGCCTTTCACAGTCATCTTTTTCTCTGTCATGTTACAACTATAAAAGATGCATTTGCTCTATTTACTTCAGTTTAAAGTATGCTCATATTTGTCAATGTTTTTGCAGATTCTTGCATTCTAGAGTTGCAGAGTGCTGCATGAGATCCAGTACCAACTCTCTTTAGTTTGGCTTACTTAAGTTGACACCAATAGAAGATTTTTGGCTGCATAACATTGAAGGATCCAGGCATTTCCTTGAAACCCATTTGGACTTTGGTGGTGGTTGCTGAGATTACAGATATTGACTACTGAAAACAAAAATAGTCTGTAATTGTACTGTACAATGCTAGTGACTTTCCATAAAATTTCAACTACACCTTTAATACAAGGATATGTGCTGGATTGTAGCTGTGAATTTGACCACCCTACTGGGATTATACACGCTTACAGCTATAACTGTTTGGTTCTCCAGTATGAGCTGGGAATCTGCATTGGCTGCAGTTCCTGGGAATCCGGGCATTTTACGGCTTATTATCTGCACTGCTTGCAGTCCCCAGGAATTCAGGCATTTTCTCTCCTTGCATGTATCGTAAGACATGTCGGGCGTCAAACTATTCGTGACATGCTGCAAGCGAGATGACAGAAGTGAAGATGACACAGCATTGTTCTGAGTTTGTTCATCTATTTTGTCACTTGAAAAAAATCTTACCTCATAATACAATTTTGATTTTGCAATTTGGCAATTCGTGACAGTGCGCTGAAATCAACACTGATTGTTTGAACATTGAAACCTGGCACCAGAAACCAAGAACAACGACACCGTCCAGCTACTGAATGTGTATATACAATGACATATATCCGAACTTCAAGGTTACATAAAACCGGTAAATTTCCAGACTGAAAAGGTAC encodes the following:
- the LOC117858710 gene encoding uncharacterized protein isoform X1, translating into MVQLFLHVPAEGGSVNTAAVEARRSLLSNVESIIKSIIKSAGRYEARLWLCSTVSLVHSLSRHDQRNLFLDLLEMQNSRRDVAARLLRMIFDKKPKKAGSILAKNGHILEEFFRGNPKRIMQWFGHFAVTGESTHKKGAKAISQFAFINRDMCWEELEWKGKHGQSPAVVATKPHYFSDLDVLKTVENFLEYVPDFWSSDELSDSIKDGEILQIDAEYFVDQFLYLMYEENCKDAWHLVEEFLMDEQFSSLSQHLLIHLDEQRLLDFLKSLGKLINTTLQCKELKFPCCWLEVLLSAHCDHISLDDLVLLNCVIAKGRQLWRLMNDEEQDEERGQMEELLKGVNHLTDADHFALMKEFMETEFPDGLKWIGIQSWVIFCDLSKECKSGNSCESLFSDNKIQFRKDDEYSLVQNNAFSISHMPDTDDEDLVGSSHKRRKKNRRRKRRRYESDEDKLDELLELESSNVKNSVESQRGSWHLSTDGFSASWDIADIPDHLSTYYFTTWVKWACFR
- the LOC117858710 gene encoding uncharacterized protein isoform X2; amino-acid sequence: MQNSRRDVAARLLRMIFDKKPKKAGSILAKNGHILEEFFRGNPKRIMQWFGHFAVTGESTHKKGAKAISQFAFINRDMCWEELEWKGKHGQSPAVVATKPHYFSDLDVLKTVENFLEYVPDFWSSDELSDSIKDGEILQIDAEYFVDQFLYLMYEENCKDAWHLVEEFLMDEQFSSLSQHLLIHLDEQRLLDFLKSLGKLINTTLQCKELKFPCCWLEVLLSAHCDHISLDDLVLLNCVIAKGRQLWRLMNDEEQDEERGQMEELLKGVNHLTDADHFALMKEFMETEFPDGLKWIGIQSWVIFCDLSKECKSGNSCESLFSDNKIQFRKDDEYSLVQNNAFSISHMPDTDDEDLVGSSHKRRKKNRRRKRRRYESDEDKLDELLELESSNVKNSVESQRGSWHLSTDGFSASWDIADIPDHLSTYYFTTWVKWACFR